Within the Thermosynechococcus sichuanensis E542 genome, the region GTGCTACTTTGGCATTGGGGACTTTTTTCGCTGCGGCTTGGGCGAGGGTATTGGCGGCATTATCAAGGTAAGTATTGAGGAGTTGTTGCCCCTTTTCATTGAGGGATAGAATCTGAACTTGCACCCTGCCATTGCCTTGGGGGGTGACATTCGTGGTCAAGGGAGAAAGGGCGGCAATCCCCGCTTGTTCATAGACCTGTAGAGCCGCACGACTATTGGCATCGGTGCCATGACCGAGGACCCCTTGGATTGAACTGTTGATCAAATCTTCGGCCAAACTGGTCACACCATTGGGGCTGTTTTCATTGACAATGGCGACTTCAAGGGCACGACTGGGGCGACTGGCATTAAAGCGCTCTTGGTACTGAGCTACCCCCCGCAGAATTTCCTTGGCGGTATCGGGACTGGTGCCAATGGGAACAACGGTGGCCATTGTCATGGGGTTGCCGGCTTGGCGAGCACGGGCATTGTTGAGATAAATGCGCGCCTCTGGATCATTGGGATCGAGGGTGACCAGTTCTTGATACTTGGCGATCGCCTGTGCCCAGTCTCCCTGATCAAAGGCAAGGGCGGCTTCCTGTTTCAGGGCGGCTCGCTGCGGATTCGGCTCACTGATGAGAATGCGCTCCCCTTGACTCATATAGGCGGTGTTGCGGCTGGTGGTTTTGCTCACCAGTGGGTTGCTACTGGTTGTCCCTCCTATCGGCAGTGGTGTAGGGCCGTTGGGGTTGGCAATAAAGATTCGATAGCCGAGGAAACCAATACCACCCGCGAGTAATAGAACCACCCCAAGGGCAGCAGCAACTAGCGGTAGTTTCGACTTTCCCGCCCCAGCACTGCTATTACCACTGGCCGGCTCCATGGCCTCACGGGGTAGGCCACACACATCACAGTCAGGGCCAAAGTTTTCATAGGGGGGGTGGGCACCACTGGCATGGGGGTAGGATTTACCGTTTTTAGGTACGCCATCGCACTGCCAAGAACCGGGAGATGGTGCCATGATGCCCCCCTTTCAAGTGAATTTGAGTCCGTGTGCTGTCTTAGGCACGGGCAAGAACAGGATTTTCGTCCTCGGCTTCTTCGGTGTCGGTCTCTTCTTCAAGGACAATCGTCATGAAGCGAAGAATGTTTTCATTGAGGCGCATGGCGCGTTCAAGGGGGGCGATCGCTGTCCCAGCAGCGGTATAGGTCATCAGAATGTAGTAGCCCTCCCGCAGTTTCTTGATCGGGTAGGCAAACCGCCGCTTACCGCGATTTTGCACCTTAATCTTTGTGGCGTCCTGTTCTTCTAAAAAAGTACGAAATTGGCTAATGGTTTGTTCCAGTTGTTCTTCGCCCACATCAGGACGAATAATGTAAAGCGTTTCGTAGTTCCGTGTCATCATTGAGGTCAACTCCCTTTGGACAAATGGCCTTTTGACGGATGCAAAAAGCAAGGCTTTATAATTCTAGCACCGCAGTTTGCCATTCTTGGCAAGGAGAAAAGGGGACTCATTCACTATGGTGGAACGGTTTGTGCGGGTGCAGACCACGGGGGGACAGATTCATTACGGCACACTGCAACTCAATCGTGAAGTGATGATTTGGGATGCGGCACCGTGGCTCCACGGCCAACCTACGAACCAAGTCCTCAGTCCCGATAGCTATCAACTGCTGGCTCCCTGCTCCCCCTCAAAAATTGTTGCTGTGGGACGCAACTATGTGAAGCACGCTGCGGAAATGGGCGATAGTGTGCCCCCTGAGCCATTAATTTTTTTGAAACCGCCGACAACAGTTCAAGCCCCCGGCTGTCCCATTTGGTATCCGCCCCAAGTGAAGCGGGTGGACTATGAGGGGGAATTGGCGGTGGTCATTGGTCGTCGCACTCGTGCCTGCCCTGAAAATGAAGCCCTTGAGCATATTTGGGGCTATACGATCGCCAACGATGTCACGGCTCGGGATCTTCAGCAGCGGGAGCAGCAATGGACGCGGGCTAAGGGGTTTGACACCTTTTGCCCCCTAGGGCCTTGGATTGTGCGAGAGGTTCCTAGCGATGCACGACTGCAAACCTTTATCAATGACGCGGCACAACCTGTCCAATCGGCAACGATTGATCAAATGGTTTTCTCTCCGGCAAAGTTGGTGAGTTTCATTAGCTATGTCATGACCCTGCTGCCGGGGGATGTGGTGCTGACGGGGACACCCGCAGGAATTGGTGCATTACAGGTGGGCGATCGCGTGCGCGTGGAAATTGAAGGCATTGGCAGCCTCCTGTCCGTAGTCACAACACCTGAGACCCCTTGGACACCCCCCTTAGATCCCGCCTATTAGAAACATCCCTCTTTAGTAAACTTCCCACCGACTAAAGTCGGGGGCTTTCAGCAGCCCTAGACAATTTGGCAAGCGAAACAGCCTGAACTGCCAGCAAGCGTTACGCACTCGCCCAATAAGTTAGATGCCACTAGGCACCAAGTACTGCTTGGTTTATGCGCTGGCGCTGAGTCTTCAGATGAACTTGGGTTCTCTGACTACAATGAACCGATGATTCAGAAGATAAGCCGCCCTTTAGACCGCTCGGTCGTGCGTAGTAGGGCAAGGCTTTAGACCCAATTCTTTGGTAAGCTAAAGGATGCTTTCTAAAACCGTGCTAAAACCTCCTATGGCTGCATCCGTAAGCTTTGACCTCGATGCCCTCAACCAACGCTTTGAGGGGGCACATCCCCGTGAAATTCTAGCGTGGGCGGTAGCAGAAATTCCCCAAGGACTGGTGCAGACCAGTGCCTTCAATGTTGATGACATGGTGATTACGGATTTGCTCTACCGCGATCTGCGCCCCAATCCGCCGGTGCCCGTTCTCTTTTTGGATACCCTGCACCACTTTCCAGAGACCCTTGAATTTGTGCAGCAGGCCAAGGAGAAATACGCTCTCGATTTGCGTACCTACAAAACCCCGGATGTGGACAGCCGTGAGGCCTTTGCTGCGCGCTATGGCGACAAACTTTGGCAAACCAATGTTGAGCAGTTTCACCATCTCACTAAAATTGAACCCCTGCAACGGGGCTTAGCGGAACTTGGTACTGTGGCTTGGATTACAGGACGGCGTCGCGATCAGGCGGTCACCCGTGCCAATATGCCCTATGTGGAACTGGACAAAGAGGGTCGTCTGAAAATTAATCCCCTTGCTGCTTGGACGCGCAAACAAACCTGGGCCTACGTGATGGAGCATGGGGTGATTTACAATCCCCTCCACGATCGCGGCTATGCCAGCATTGGTGATGAACCCCTCACTACCCCTGTGGCCGAAGGGGAAGATGAACGGGCGGGTCGCTGGCGCGGCATGGGCAAAACTGAGTGCGGGATCCACATCTAAGCCCATGTACTTTCAGGACGTGATTGCCACGCTGCATCAATTTTGGGCGGCTCAAGGGTGCCTGATTGCCCAGCCCTACGACGTGGAAAAGGGTGCCGGTACCAAAAGCCCCCATACCTTTTTGCGTGCCCTCGGCCCTGAACCTTGGGCAGTGGCCTATGTGGAACCCTGTCGGCGACCGGGAGATGGCCGCTACGGCGAAAACCCCAACCGCTACCAGTACTACTACCAGTACCAAGTACTGATTAAGCCCTCTCCTGACAATATCCAAGAGATCTATTTGGAGTCGCTGCGTGCCCTTGGGATTCGCCCTCAAGACCATGACATTCGCTTTGTTGAGGATAACTGGGAGGATGCTGCTGTTGGCGCGTGGGGGGTGGGCTGGGAGGTTTGGCTTGATGGCATGGAGGTTACGCAGTTTACCTATTTCCAGCAGTGTGGTGGCTTGGATTGTCGGCCGGTGTCCATTGAGATTACCTATGGCTTAGAACGGTTGACAATGTACCTCCAAGAGGTGGACGCGATCGCCAGTATCCGCTGGAACTCCGCTCTGACCTATGGCGATGTCCATCTCCAAGGGGAAATCGAGCAGTCCACGTACAACTTTGAAGCCTCTGATCCGGAACGATTGTTCACCCTTTTTAGTCTCTACCAGCAGGAGGCGGAGCAGCTTCTGGAAAAGCAGTTGGTCTTGCCCAGCTTGGATTATGTGCTTAAGTGTTCCCACACCTTTAACCTGCTGGATGCCCGTGGTGTGATTTCGGTAGCAGAGCGCACTCGCTATATCGGTCGCATTCGTGGACTGGCACGGCGCGTCGCCCAAGCCTATGTCCAACAACGGGAAGCCCTAGGATTTCCACTGCTAAAGGAGCCAACGGCGATCGCCTCCTAAGGCACGCTCAATGAAGATCAACAAAGGAGCATCCATGGGACGGCAGTGGCACCTCCTAGGAGTTACTGTTTTGTTTGCGGCATCGGCAGCGATAGCAACAGATGTGCCGCGCTTTCTCAGTCCTAGCAAGTTTTGGGGGCAGTTGGTCTATCAGGTCAAACCCCTCAAACCTGAAAAAGTGGTGGCGCTCACCTTTGATGATGGCCCTTGGGGTACCTCAACCCGCCAAGTGCTGCAAATTCTCAAGGAGGAGGATGTCAAGGCCACCTTTTTTGTTCTTGGCAAGCACGCTCTCATGTACCCCGATGTCATTGCTGACATTGTCAAAGCGGGTCACGCCGTTGGCAACCACAGTTGGAGCCATCCCTATCAGCCCGTTGACCCTGAAGTCGCTAAGCAAGAAATTGAAAACACCTCTGCGCTCATTGCCAAGCAAAGCCAAGCGCAAACACGCCTTTTTCGGCCACCGGGGGGCAATTTAACCACGGGGCTAGTGGATTATGCTAAGTCGAAAAACTACGCCATCATCCTGTGGTCCGTGGATACCCACGACACTCGACCCAACACCACAGCCGCAGATATTGTTGAGCGTACCCTTAAGGCAGTCAAACCGGGCAGTATTATTTTGCTCCACGACGGCGGGGGCGATCGCGCCACGACTCGCAAAGCTCTCCCCACGCTAATTCGTCGCCTGCGGCAAAAAGGTTATCGCTTTGTCACTGTGCCGGAACTGCTGCAACTGGCAGTTAAAACCCCCGCCCCAAAGCCTGAACCGACACCAACACCCCCGCCTCAACCAACAATTACGCCGACACCTAGTCCAAGCCCAGTTTCCCTACCCACCCCAGAAAGCCTGCCCAGTCCTGAGCTGACGCCTACCCCTCCCGCCCCCAGTGAACCGCAATTGGAGCCACCGCGCATGCCGCCCAACTAAGGCTCTAGGGGAAATTCACTAATCTGTGGCGTCGAGGTACCATTGAGGGTTTCCCCCAGTTGATGCAGGGGTTCATAGACGGGTTCTAAACTGGCTTGGGTGTGGGCGATCGCCCGCAGGAGTTCAGCCGTGAGATATTCCAAGGGATGGGGAGGGGGCGGTTGGCGGCGCCGATACTTGGGGGTGGGCACAAACTCACTGGCCACGGCTTGAAGTTGATAGGCCAATGCTTTTACCTTGGCAAGGTAGGTCAGGGTTTCCTCAAGGTGCTGGGTAATTTGCTGGTGCTGAGCTTGCAGTTGTTGCCACTGTTCAGGTGCGATCGCACCCGCTGCTGGTTTGAGATCGAGGGGAGTCAAATCCTGAAACAGTGCGTCTAAGTCTGGGGTCTCACTACTCACGAGTCCCTCCAACAAGGCGGCATCAAATAGCTCCCCGAGCACTTCGGGAGACACGGCTGCCCACTCACTAGGGGAAGAAAATGCAGAATCAGGCGCTGTCATGGGCATTTACCAAGTTGCGTTGGATGGGATTGCAGAGTATGAGAAAGGGGCAGTTGCCCTAACTTTGTTAACCTTATAACGGTTTTGTTTGGTGATCGCGGCTGTGACCTCCTCTTCTTTACCAATTGTGTTGGGTGTAACAGGTGCCTCTGGTCTGATTTACGCAGTGCGTGCCATTAAATTTCTATTACAAGCGGACTATCCTATTCAATTAGTGGCATCAAAGGCCGTACATCAGGTGTGGCAGGCAGAATATGGCCTCACCCTGCCGATGCAGCCCGATAAGCAGGAACTCTTTTGGCGTGAACAGGCGCAGGTCTGGGAAGGTTCGCTCACCTGTCATCGGCCAACGGATGTGGCAGCGGCGATCGCCAGCGGTTCCTTTCGCACCTTGGGCATGGTGATTCTCCCCTGTAGCATGAGTACGGTCGCCAAGTTGGCGGCAGGCCTGAGTTCCGATCTCCTAGAGCGGGTGGCGGATGTCCACCTCAAGGAACACCGTCCATTGGTGCTGGTGCCCCGCGAAACGCCTTTTAGTCTGATTCACCTGCAAAACCTAACCCAATTGGCAATGGCAGGGGCGCGCATTGTGCCAGCTATCCCGGCGTGGTATCACCGGCCGCAGACCATTGAGGACTTAGTGGATTTTGTGATCGCCCGTGCCCTTGATCAGTTAGGGTTGGATTGTGTGCCTCTGCAACGTTGGCAAGGACCCCTTTCCTAATGCGCGCTTGGATTTATCTGGGGGCGATCGCCCTGCTTACGACACTTGTCGTCCAAAATTGGCAGCCGGTGGTCTCCCTGCGCTTTTTGGGACAGCAAACCCCAGCGCTGCCTCTGGCGGCTTGGATTGTGGTGGCAGCCCTCTCAGGAATCGTGGCGGGGCAGTGTTTACTCTGGCTAACTGCAGAGGCGCCAGTAGCGCGGCCAACCCCGCGATCGCAACCTCCCGCACCTGAACTGGATCCCTCAATGCGTCCGCCGCAGGATGAGCCAGAGGTTGATACCAGTGATGTTGAGGATTGGTTTAGCGAGCCAGAGCCAGCACCCCGCGAACCCGAGATTCAAGATCGCCCCCGCACGACCTACTCGTATCAATATCGTCCTTCCCGCAAAGCCACTGCCAAAGCCCCACCGCCCCCCGATCAGGTAGTGGATGCTGAATACCGCATTCTGACGCCGCCACCCCCCAAGGACACTCCCCCAGAGGATGAACAGGACTGGGATATTCCCCTATGATCAAAGGCGTTGCCATTGGAGGGACGTGCTGTGAAGGTTGCAGTGGTGGGCGCTACTGGTCGTACAGGTCAGCGAATTATCAATGCCCTACAAGCCTCTGAGCATCAGGCGATCGCTGTCGTCCGTAATCCCGCCAAAGCCCAAGGGCGCTGGCCAACGGTAGAGATTCGCACTGCCGATGTTACCCAACCCCAGACGCTGCCCCCGGCGCTGCAAGAGTGTGGCGCCGTGATTTGTGCCACGGGAGCCAGCCCCAGCCTCAACCCCTTGGAACCCCTAAGCGTGGACTATCTCGGCACCAAGAATCTGGTGGATGCGGCTAAATCCGCCCATGTGCAGCAGTTTATTCTCGTCTCCTCCCTGTGTGTCTCGCAATTTTTCCATCCCCTGAACCTTTTTTGGCTGATTTTGTATTGGAAGCAGCAGGCAGAACGTTATCTCCAAGAAAGCGGTCTAACTTACACGATTGTGCGGCCGGGGGGTTTGAAGGAAACCGATGACGGTGGCTTTCCGATCATTGCCCCAGCAGATACCCTCTTTGAGGGGAGTATCGCGCGATCGCGGGTGGCGGAAATCTGTGTCGCTGCCTTGGGCGAGCCGAGTGCCTACAACAAAATTTTTGAGGTGGTGAGCCGTCCCGATCAGACGCCGCTGGCCTATCCAGAGTTATTCCGCTCAGTTGCGGCAGTGTGAGGAGAAGTTAGTGCGGTTTTCCCGTTGGTTGCTGGCGATCGCGCTTCTAGGGAGCATGGGCTATTTCTTTTTGGGGTCGCGTTCAAGTGCCCTCTGGTGGTACTGGTACCGCTGGCAGCCGGGTCACATTGCCCCCCTAGTGATGCAGGGGGGTGATCCCTATGTACGGGCATTGATGCGCACCATTTCTGCCAGTGAGGCCAATGATGCCAATCCCTACACGCTGCTTTATGGTGGCGAGCACGTCCAAGACCTCAGCCAGCATCCCGATCGCTGTATTCCCATTCGCCGCGGCCCCAATCAGCACCTGTGTACCACCGCCGCAGGCCGCTATCAATTTCTCACCACCACTTGGGCAGAGAAGGCCGCCCGCTATCATCCCCAACCACCGAGCTGGTTTTGGCAGGACTATAGCTTTGCCCCCGAGTATCAAGATCAGGTGGTCTATCGCTGGCTCACGGATCCTACGGCTTGGAATGCTGATATTCCCCAA harbors:
- the glyQ gene encoding glycine--tRNA ligase subunit alpha is translated as MYFQDVIATLHQFWAAQGCLIAQPYDVEKGAGTKSPHTFLRALGPEPWAVAYVEPCRRPGDGRYGENPNRYQYYYQYQVLIKPSPDNIQEIYLESLRALGIRPQDHDIRFVEDNWEDAAVGAWGVGWEVWLDGMEVTQFTYFQQCGGLDCRPVSIEITYGLERLTMYLQEVDAIASIRWNSALTYGDVHLQGEIEQSTYNFEASDPERLFTLFSLYQQEAEQLLEKQLVLPSLDYVLKCSHTFNLLDARGVISVAERTRYIGRIRGLARRVAQAYVQQREALGFPLLKEPTAIAS
- a CDS encoding fumarylacetoacetate hydrolase family protein; amino-acid sequence: MVERFVRVQTTGGQIHYGTLQLNREVMIWDAAPWLHGQPTNQVLSPDSYQLLAPCSPSKIVAVGRNYVKHAAEMGDSVPPEPLIFLKPPTTVQAPGCPIWYPPQVKRVDYEGELAVVIGRRTRACPENEALEHIWGYTIANDVTARDLQQREQQWTRAKGFDTFCPLGPWIVREVPSDARLQTFINDAAQPVQSATIDQMVFSPAKLVSFISYVMTLLPGDVVLTGTPAGIGALQVGDRVRVEIEGIGSLLSVVTTPETPWTPPLDPAY
- a CDS encoding polysaccharide deacetylase family protein, giving the protein MGRQWHLLGVTVLFAASAAIATDVPRFLSPSKFWGQLVYQVKPLKPEKVVALTFDDGPWGTSTRQVLQILKEEDVKATFFVLGKHALMYPDVIADIVKAGHAVGNHSWSHPYQPVDPEVAKQEIENTSALIAKQSQAQTRLFRPPGGNLTTGLVDYAKSKNYAIILWSVDTHDTRPNTTAADIVERTLKAVKPGSIILLHDGGGDRATTRKALPTLIRRLRQKGYRFVTVPELLQLAVKTPAPKPEPTPTPPPQPTITPTPSPSPVSLPTPESLPSPELTPTPPAPSEPQLEPPRMPPN
- a CDS encoding glycoside hydrolase family 24 protein, which codes for MGYFFLGSRSSALWWYWYRWQPGHIAPLVMQGGDPYVRALMRTISASEANDANPYTLLYGGEHVQDLSQHPDRCIPIRRGPNQHLCTTAAGRYQFLTTTWAEKAARYHPQPPSWFWQDYSFAPEYQDQVVYRWLTDPTAWNADIPQLLREGRVQEVFALLSDTWTSLGYGIESNRITPHLEEIYQQLLAQELAASQTAQSPGRNALR
- the rpsF gene encoding 30S ribosomal protein S6, producing the protein MMTRNYETLYIIRPDVGEEQLEQTISQFRTFLEEQDATKIKVQNRGKRRFAYPIKKLREGYYILMTYTAAGTAIAPLERAMRLNENILRFMTIVLEEETDTEEAEDENPVLARA
- a CDS encoding SDR family oxidoreductase, with the translated sequence MKVAVVGATGRTGQRIINALQASEHQAIAVVRNPAKAQGRWPTVEIRTADVTQPQTLPPALQECGAVICATGASPSLNPLEPLSVDYLGTKNLVDAAKSAHVQQFILVSSLCVSQFFHPLNLFWLILYWKQQAERYLQESGLTYTIVRPGGLKETDDGGFPIIAPADTLFEGSIARSRVAEICVAALGEPSAYNKIFEVVSRPDQTPLAYPELFRSVAAV
- a CDS encoding ABC transporter substrate-binding protein, with product MAPSPGSWQCDGVPKNGKSYPHASGAHPPYENFGPDCDVCGLPREAMEPASGNSSAGAGKSKLPLVAAALGVVLLLAGGIGFLGYRIFIANPNGPTPLPIGGTTSSNPLVSKTTSRNTAYMSQGERILISEPNPQRAALKQEAALAFDQGDWAQAIAKYQELVTLDPNDPEARIYLNNARARQAGNPMTMATVVPIGTSPDTAKEILRGVAQYQERFNASRPSRALEVAIVNENSPNGVTSLAEDLINSSIQGVLGHGTDANSRAALQVYEQAGIAALSPLTTNVTPQGNGRVQVQILSLNEKGQQLLNTYLDNAANTLAQAAAKKVPNAKVALLYNSDSPYSDELKTKLVTALPRFGAQVVQQIDVAAADFNANTAITTARQAGANVVMLAMSRARVNDAVALAIANQSQPPSVQLFGSDQLYGPDLLIKGDNAINGMILAVPWRTNPNDPFAQQAAQAWRGQISWRTTTAYDATQALAQAMLQGGDRASTQQLLRQGVQIQGQTASGTFDRVPLVQAAPGPNGPKGSNYQFNPLSGI
- a CDS encoding flavin prenyltransferase UbiX codes for the protein MTSSSLPIVLGVTGASGLIYAVRAIKFLLQADYPIQLVASKAVHQVWQAEYGLTLPMQPDKQELFWREQAQVWEGSLTCHRPTDVAAAIASGSFRTLGMVILPCSMSTVAKLAAGLSSDLLERVADVHLKEHRPLVLVPRETPFSLIHLQNLTQLAMAGARIVPAIPAWYHRPQTIEDLVDFVIARALDQLGLDCVPLQRWQGPLS
- the cysH gene encoding phosphoadenosine phosphosulfate reductase, giving the protein MAASVSFDLDALNQRFEGAHPREILAWAVAEIPQGLVQTSAFNVDDMVITDLLYRDLRPNPPVPVLFLDTLHHFPETLEFVQQAKEKYALDLRTYKTPDVDSREAFAARYGDKLWQTNVEQFHHLTKIEPLQRGLAELGTVAWITGRRRDQAVTRANMPYVELDKEGRLKINPLAAWTRKQTWAYVMEHGVIYNPLHDRGYASIGDEPLTTPVAEGEDERAGRWRGMGKTECGIHI